Proteins encoded by one window of Aphis gossypii isolate Hap1 chromosome X, ASM2018417v2, whole genome shotgun sequence:
- the LOC114130580 gene encoding transcriptional regulator ovo isoform X1, translating into MPKIFLIKNRLHQQQQKLLETQKGNGHVSSDPLVQSLQNYHNDHHHDRLPSPPPPFLKHHYQHHHQPTPPPPPAPIRQHLPPPPPPPSSPKPKSKVDQEIPVPKISQEKNVPKNDSLQDEKVDRADCIARESRNRAESPNHRVSPKVSIEPTTPIVCPPSPDWNPPPKRRFISTSDGDNIPYGSKDSLQVTHRQCEPPTIKVEEEALTSPEAEPKLPPPPPPPAPKCHQVSVIQRTPAAVKSPPVCPKRPLTESPSTVQEPEQDAPIDYHVPKKEADLDLDIVRAIKNKFTITLRGQLVSAPNGIITAAAGRGRSSGGQQGGGGGGGTNSGGTNSGSNRGSSLHSYTLGGGGGGGPTGLLGSGGGGGGMAPGGGGMNPGGNGKHFGGPNSPVSLPPFHESLIKSGGNCYSAQYNNQYHLMMTEQLCFNNNDTGQNPVTGGGGPFSIGLEGPPKQYSMLQNASSLGIDIKEDDCEDLSSYVKETNGFDTLMADSENGTSNDPLQFTATLTFAGPTDPDFLDSLNDAAELFFKESQECIPPSLVEQPLHMFNEHRNGFSESQSEKRNYLQQVNNNNNGQPVPCRNNYGSYDISKDRLSQSSFEDSNQQLQQLQIQVQLQQPQNVDACGQMMLSPGLSSLEMDSNTSMSAPSPASVSMDGTMSSLTPPPQNGKDSSNSALDVRVLQHRVRKTTPPVGKPKYTSFTSKSMAKLGLPNDLPFEFVNGGHGIKNPLANHDTLPPPPPAMLIRTPEPERSNTSVAPSTIVSVNTTPEPAETTKNGSKFCCNLCSKTFNLQRLLNRHMKCHSDVKRYLCTFCGKGFNDTFDLKRHTRTHTGVRPYKCNLCEKSFTQRCSLESHCLKVHGVHHQYAYKERRTKMYVCEECGHTTNEPEVHYIHLKEKHPYSPALLKFYDKRHFKFTNSNFANMLLQVRT; encoded by the exons ATGCCGAAGATTTTCCTCATCAAAAACCGGTTGCACCAGCAGCAACAGAAACTGCTGGAAACCCAAAAGGGAAATGGCCACGTATCCTCCGACCCGTTAGTGCAGTCGCTACAAAACTATCACAATGACCATCACCACGATAGGTTACCGTCACCTCCGCCGCCGTTCTTAAAGCACCATTATCAGCACCATCACCAGCctacaccgccgccgccgcctgcGCCGATAAGGCAGCATctgccgccgccaccgccgccaccATCGTCGCCAAAACCGAAGTCCAAAGTCGACCAAGAAATACCAGTGCCGAAAATATCACAAG AGAAAAATGTACCCAAAAATGATTCACTGCAAGATGAAAAGGTCGACCGAGCAGATTGTATTGCGCGAGAATCACGAAATAGAGCTGAATCTCCAAATCACCGAGTTAGTCCAAAAGTGTCGATTGAGCCTACTACGCCGATCGTATGTCCTCCGTCACCCGATTGGAATCCACCGCCAAAAAGGCGATTCATATCCACATCGGATGGCGATAATATACCATACGGTAGTAAAGATAGCTTGCAGGTAACTCATCGTCAGTGCGAACCACCAACCATCAAAGTCGAAGAAGAAGCTTTAACCAGCCCGGAAGCTGAACCAAAATTGCCCCCACCACCGCCACCACCAGCACCAAAATGTCATCAGGTGTCCGTCATACAAAGAACACCGGCAGCCGTGAAATCGCCACCTGTCTGCCCGAAAAGACCGTTAACAGAATCTCCGAGCACTGTCCAAGAACCTGAACAAGACGCACCGATCGATTATCATGTACCCAAAAAGGAAGCAGATTTGGACTTGGACATTGTTCGAGCCATCAAGAACAAATTTACTATAACGTTACGAGGACAGTTAGTTTCAGCACCCAATGGTATCATCACTGCCGCTGCTGGTCGTGGAAGGAGCAGTGGTGGTCAACAAGGGGGTGGCGGTGGAGGAGGTACAAACAGTGGTGGTACCAACTCTGGTTCAAACCGCGGTTCGTCTTTGCATTCGTACACACTCGGTGGTGGTGGAGGCGGTGGTCCCACCGGCCTCTTGGGTAGTGGTGGCGGCGGAGGTGGCATGGCCCCAGGCGGTGGTGGCATGAATCCTGGTGGCAACGGCAAACATTTTGGTGGGCCAAATAGTCCTGTATCGCTACCACCTTTCCACGAAAGCCTCATAAAATCTGGTGGCAATTGTTACTCCGCTCAGTACAACAACCAATATCATTTGATGATGACCGAACAATtgtgtttcaataataatgacacGGGTCAAAATCCTGTAACTGGTGGTGGTGGTCCTTTCTCCATTGGCCTGGAAGGTCCACCGaaacaatattcaatgttaCAAAATGCCTCGTCGCTAGGCATAGATATTAAAGAGGACGATTGCGAAGATCTATCAAGCTACGTAAAAGAAACTAACGGTTTCGACACATTAATGGCTGATTCTGAAAATGGTACATCCAACGATCCTCTGCAGTTCACTGCTACTCTTACTTTTGCGGGTCCCACAGACCCTGACTTCCTGGATAGCCTTAATGACGCTGCCGAATTGTTCTTTAAAGAG tccCAAGAGTGTATTCCTCCATCACTAGTAGAACAACCTCTACATATGTTTAATGAACATAGAAACGGATTTTCTGAATCGCAATCGGAAAAGCGCAATTACTTACAGCAAgtgaacaataacaataacggGCAGCCAGTACCATGCAGAAATAACTATGGAAGTTATGATATATCAAAAGACAGATTATCACAAAGCAGTTTTGAAGACTCCAACCAACAATTACAACAGTTACAAATTCAAGTGCAATTACAACAACCACAAAACGTGGAT gcATGTGGACAAATGATGCTGTCGCCGGGTTTATCGTCGCTAGAAATGGACTCAAACACCAGCATGTCAGCTCCGTCACCTGCTAGTGTTAGTATGGATGGTACAATGTCATCACTTACACCACCACCTCAAAACGGCAAAGATTCCAGTAACTCCGCTTTGGATGTCAGAGTACTTCAACATAGGGTGAGAAAGACCACCCCACCCGTAGGGAAACCAAAATATACTTCTTTCACCAGTAAATCAATGGCAAAA CTTGGTCTTCCAAATGACTTGCCATTCGAGTTTGTTAATGGCGGCCACGGAATTAAGAACCCATTAGCTAATCACGACACTTTACCGCCTCCACCGCCAGCGATGCTAATTAGAACACCAGAGCCAGAGAGGAGCAATACTTCAGTAGCTCCCTCAACTATTGTATCAGTAAATACTACTCCCGAACCAGCCGAAACAACAAAAAACGGTTCTAAGTTCTGTTGCAACCTGTGTTCCAAGACTTTCAACCTACAACGTTTGTTAAACAGACACATGAAATGTCACAGTGACGTTAAACGATACCTATGTACGTTCTGCGGAAAGGGTTTCAACGACACGTTTGACTTGAAGCGACATACTAGAACACACACGG GTGTCCGGCCTTACAAGTGTAATCTGTGTGAGAAATCATTTACCCAACGTTGTTCACTTGAATCTCACTGTTTGAAAGTTCATGGCGTACATCATCAGTATGCTTACAAAGAAAGAAGGACAAAG ATGTACGTTTGTGAAGAATGCGGACACACCACCAACGAACCTGAAGTACACTATATTCATCTCAAAGAAAAACATCCATATAGCCCGGCGCTGCTTAAGTTCTATGATAAGAGACACTTCAAGTTCACAAACTCAAACTTTGCCAACATGTTGCTTCAAGTACGCACCTAA
- the LOC114130580 gene encoding transcriptional regulator ovo isoform X2: MPKIFLIKNRLHQQQQKLLETQKGNGHVSSDPLVQSLQNYHNDHHHDRLPSPPPPFLKHHYQHHHQPTPPPPPAPIRQHLPPPPPPPSSPKPKSKVDQEIPVPKISQEKNVPKNDSLQDEKVDRADCIARESRNRAESPNHRVSPKVSIEPTTPIVCPPSPDWNPPPKRRFISTSDGDNIPYGSKDSLQVTHRQCEPPTIKVEEEALTSPEAEPKLPPPPPPPAPKCHQVSVIQRTPAAVKSPPVCPKRPLTESPSTVQEPEQDAPIDYHVPKKEADLDLDIVRAIKNKFTITLRGQLVSAPNGIITAAAGRGRSSGGQQGGGGGGGTNSGGTNSGSNRGSSLHSYTLGGGGGGGPTGLLGSGGGGGGMAPGGGGMNPGGNGKHFGGPNSPVSLPPFHESLIKSGGNCYSAQYNNQYHLMMTEQLCFNNNDTGQNPVTGGGGPFSIGLEGPPKQYSMLQNASSLGIDIKEDDCEDLSSYVKETNGFDTLMADSENGTSNDPLQFTATLTFAGPTDPDFLDSLNDAAELFFKESQECIPPSLVEQPLHMFNEHRNGFSESQSEKRNYLQQVNNNNNGQPVPCRNNYGSYDISKDRLSQSSFEDSNQQLQQLQIQVQLQQPQNVDACGQMMLSPGLSSLEMDSNTSMSAPSPASVSMDGTMSSLTPPPQNGKDSSNSALDVRVLQHRVRKTTPPVGKPKYTSFTSKSMAKLGLPNDLPFEFVNGGHGIKNPLANHDTLPPPPPAMLIRTPEPERSNTSVAPSTIVSVNTTPEPAETTKNGSKFCCNLCSKTFNLQRLLNRHMKCHSDVKRYLCTFCGKGFNDTFDLKRHTRTHTGVRPYKCNLCEKSFTQRCSLESHCLKVHGVHHQYAYKERRTKMYVCEECGHTTNEPEVHYIHLKEKHPYSPALLKFYDKRHFKFTNSNFANMLLQ, translated from the exons ATGCCGAAGATTTTCCTCATCAAAAACCGGTTGCACCAGCAGCAACAGAAACTGCTGGAAACCCAAAAGGGAAATGGCCACGTATCCTCCGACCCGTTAGTGCAGTCGCTACAAAACTATCACAATGACCATCACCACGATAGGTTACCGTCACCTCCGCCGCCGTTCTTAAAGCACCATTATCAGCACCATCACCAGCctacaccgccgccgccgcctgcGCCGATAAGGCAGCATctgccgccgccaccgccgccaccATCGTCGCCAAAACCGAAGTCCAAAGTCGACCAAGAAATACCAGTGCCGAAAATATCACAAG AGAAAAATGTACCCAAAAATGATTCACTGCAAGATGAAAAGGTCGACCGAGCAGATTGTATTGCGCGAGAATCACGAAATAGAGCTGAATCTCCAAATCACCGAGTTAGTCCAAAAGTGTCGATTGAGCCTACTACGCCGATCGTATGTCCTCCGTCACCCGATTGGAATCCACCGCCAAAAAGGCGATTCATATCCACATCGGATGGCGATAATATACCATACGGTAGTAAAGATAGCTTGCAGGTAACTCATCGTCAGTGCGAACCACCAACCATCAAAGTCGAAGAAGAAGCTTTAACCAGCCCGGAAGCTGAACCAAAATTGCCCCCACCACCGCCACCACCAGCACCAAAATGTCATCAGGTGTCCGTCATACAAAGAACACCGGCAGCCGTGAAATCGCCACCTGTCTGCCCGAAAAGACCGTTAACAGAATCTCCGAGCACTGTCCAAGAACCTGAACAAGACGCACCGATCGATTATCATGTACCCAAAAAGGAAGCAGATTTGGACTTGGACATTGTTCGAGCCATCAAGAACAAATTTACTATAACGTTACGAGGACAGTTAGTTTCAGCACCCAATGGTATCATCACTGCCGCTGCTGGTCGTGGAAGGAGCAGTGGTGGTCAACAAGGGGGTGGCGGTGGAGGAGGTACAAACAGTGGTGGTACCAACTCTGGTTCAAACCGCGGTTCGTCTTTGCATTCGTACACACTCGGTGGTGGTGGAGGCGGTGGTCCCACCGGCCTCTTGGGTAGTGGTGGCGGCGGAGGTGGCATGGCCCCAGGCGGTGGTGGCATGAATCCTGGTGGCAACGGCAAACATTTTGGTGGGCCAAATAGTCCTGTATCGCTACCACCTTTCCACGAAAGCCTCATAAAATCTGGTGGCAATTGTTACTCCGCTCAGTACAACAACCAATATCATTTGATGATGACCGAACAATtgtgtttcaataataatgacacGGGTCAAAATCCTGTAACTGGTGGTGGTGGTCCTTTCTCCATTGGCCTGGAAGGTCCACCGaaacaatattcaatgttaCAAAATGCCTCGTCGCTAGGCATAGATATTAAAGAGGACGATTGCGAAGATCTATCAAGCTACGTAAAAGAAACTAACGGTTTCGACACATTAATGGCTGATTCTGAAAATGGTACATCCAACGATCCTCTGCAGTTCACTGCTACTCTTACTTTTGCGGGTCCCACAGACCCTGACTTCCTGGATAGCCTTAATGACGCTGCCGAATTGTTCTTTAAAGAG tccCAAGAGTGTATTCCTCCATCACTAGTAGAACAACCTCTACATATGTTTAATGAACATAGAAACGGATTTTCTGAATCGCAATCGGAAAAGCGCAATTACTTACAGCAAgtgaacaataacaataacggGCAGCCAGTACCATGCAGAAATAACTATGGAAGTTATGATATATCAAAAGACAGATTATCACAAAGCAGTTTTGAAGACTCCAACCAACAATTACAACAGTTACAAATTCAAGTGCAATTACAACAACCACAAAACGTGGAT gcATGTGGACAAATGATGCTGTCGCCGGGTTTATCGTCGCTAGAAATGGACTCAAACACCAGCATGTCAGCTCCGTCACCTGCTAGTGTTAGTATGGATGGTACAATGTCATCACTTACACCACCACCTCAAAACGGCAAAGATTCCAGTAACTCCGCTTTGGATGTCAGAGTACTTCAACATAGGGTGAGAAAGACCACCCCACCCGTAGGGAAACCAAAATATACTTCTTTCACCAGTAAATCAATGGCAAAA CTTGGTCTTCCAAATGACTTGCCATTCGAGTTTGTTAATGGCGGCCACGGAATTAAGAACCCATTAGCTAATCACGACACTTTACCGCCTCCACCGCCAGCGATGCTAATTAGAACACCAGAGCCAGAGAGGAGCAATACTTCAGTAGCTCCCTCAACTATTGTATCAGTAAATACTACTCCCGAACCAGCCGAAACAACAAAAAACGGTTCTAAGTTCTGTTGCAACCTGTGTTCCAAGACTTTCAACCTACAACGTTTGTTAAACAGACACATGAAATGTCACAGTGACGTTAAACGATACCTATGTACGTTCTGCGGAAAGGGTTTCAACGACACGTTTGACTTGAAGCGACATACTAGAACACACACGG GTGTCCGGCCTTACAAGTGTAATCTGTGTGAGAAATCATTTACCCAACGTTGTTCACTTGAATCTCACTGTTTGAAAGTTCATGGCGTACATCATCAGTATGCTTACAAAGAAAGAAGGACAAAG ATGTACGTTTGTGAAGAATGCGGACACACCACCAACGAACCTGAAGTACACTATATTCATCTCAAAGAAAAACATCCATATAGCCCGGCGCTGCTTAAGTTCTATGATAAGAGACACTTCAAGTTCACAAACTCAAACTTTGCCAACATGTTGCTTCAA TGA
- the LOC114130580 gene encoding transcriptional regulator ovo isoform X3 translates to MPKIFLIKNRLHQQQQKLLETQKGNGHVSSDPLVQSLQNYHNDHHHDRLPSPPPPFLKHHYQHHHQPTPPPPPAPIRQHLPPPPPPPSSPKPKSKVDQEIPVPKISQEKNVPKNDSLQDEKVDRADCIARESRNRAESPNHRVSPKVSIEPTTPIVCPPSPDWNPPPKRRFISTSDGDNIPYGSKDSLQVTHRQCEPPTIKVEEEALTSPEAEPKLPPPPPPPAPKCHQVSVIQRTPAAVKSPPVCPKRPLTESPSTVQEPEQDAPIDYHVPKKEADLDLDIVRAIKNKFTITLRGQLVSAPNGIITAAAGRGRSSGGQQGGGGGGGTNSGGTNSGSNRGSSLHSYTLGGGGGGGPTGLLGSGGGGGGMAPGGGGMNPGGNGKHFGGPNSPVSLPPFHESLIKSGGNCYSAQYNNQYHLMMTEQLCFNNNDTGQNPVTGGGGPFSIGLEGPPKQYSMLQNASSLGIDIKEDDCEDLSSYVKETNGFDTLMADSENGTSNDPLQFTATLTFAGPTDPDFLDSLNDAAELFFKESQECIPPSLVEQPLHMFNEHRNGFSESQSEKRNYLQQVNNNNNGQPVPCRNNYGSYDISKDRLSQSSFEDSNQQLQQLQIQVQLQQPQNVDACGQMMLSPGLSSLEMDSNTSMSAPSPASVSMDGTMSSLTPPPQNGKDSSNSALDVRVLQHRLGLPNDLPFEFVNGGHGIKNPLANHDTLPPPPPAMLIRTPEPERSNTSVAPSTIVSVNTTPEPAETTKNGSKFCCNLCSKTFNLQRLLNRHMKCHSDVKRYLCTFCGKGFNDTFDLKRHTRTHTGVRPYKCNLCEKSFTQRCSLESHCLKVHGVHHQYAYKERRTKMYVCEECGHTTNEPEVHYIHLKEKHPYSPALLKFYDKRHFKFTNSNFANMLLQVRT, encoded by the exons ATGCCGAAGATTTTCCTCATCAAAAACCGGTTGCACCAGCAGCAACAGAAACTGCTGGAAACCCAAAAGGGAAATGGCCACGTATCCTCCGACCCGTTAGTGCAGTCGCTACAAAACTATCACAATGACCATCACCACGATAGGTTACCGTCACCTCCGCCGCCGTTCTTAAAGCACCATTATCAGCACCATCACCAGCctacaccgccgccgccgcctgcGCCGATAAGGCAGCATctgccgccgccaccgccgccaccATCGTCGCCAAAACCGAAGTCCAAAGTCGACCAAGAAATACCAGTGCCGAAAATATCACAAG AGAAAAATGTACCCAAAAATGATTCACTGCAAGATGAAAAGGTCGACCGAGCAGATTGTATTGCGCGAGAATCACGAAATAGAGCTGAATCTCCAAATCACCGAGTTAGTCCAAAAGTGTCGATTGAGCCTACTACGCCGATCGTATGTCCTCCGTCACCCGATTGGAATCCACCGCCAAAAAGGCGATTCATATCCACATCGGATGGCGATAATATACCATACGGTAGTAAAGATAGCTTGCAGGTAACTCATCGTCAGTGCGAACCACCAACCATCAAAGTCGAAGAAGAAGCTTTAACCAGCCCGGAAGCTGAACCAAAATTGCCCCCACCACCGCCACCACCAGCACCAAAATGTCATCAGGTGTCCGTCATACAAAGAACACCGGCAGCCGTGAAATCGCCACCTGTCTGCCCGAAAAGACCGTTAACAGAATCTCCGAGCACTGTCCAAGAACCTGAACAAGACGCACCGATCGATTATCATGTACCCAAAAAGGAAGCAGATTTGGACTTGGACATTGTTCGAGCCATCAAGAACAAATTTACTATAACGTTACGAGGACAGTTAGTTTCAGCACCCAATGGTATCATCACTGCCGCTGCTGGTCGTGGAAGGAGCAGTGGTGGTCAACAAGGGGGTGGCGGTGGAGGAGGTACAAACAGTGGTGGTACCAACTCTGGTTCAAACCGCGGTTCGTCTTTGCATTCGTACACACTCGGTGGTGGTGGAGGCGGTGGTCCCACCGGCCTCTTGGGTAGTGGTGGCGGCGGAGGTGGCATGGCCCCAGGCGGTGGTGGCATGAATCCTGGTGGCAACGGCAAACATTTTGGTGGGCCAAATAGTCCTGTATCGCTACCACCTTTCCACGAAAGCCTCATAAAATCTGGTGGCAATTGTTACTCCGCTCAGTACAACAACCAATATCATTTGATGATGACCGAACAATtgtgtttcaataataatgacacGGGTCAAAATCCTGTAACTGGTGGTGGTGGTCCTTTCTCCATTGGCCTGGAAGGTCCACCGaaacaatattcaatgttaCAAAATGCCTCGTCGCTAGGCATAGATATTAAAGAGGACGATTGCGAAGATCTATCAAGCTACGTAAAAGAAACTAACGGTTTCGACACATTAATGGCTGATTCTGAAAATGGTACATCCAACGATCCTCTGCAGTTCACTGCTACTCTTACTTTTGCGGGTCCCACAGACCCTGACTTCCTGGATAGCCTTAATGACGCTGCCGAATTGTTCTTTAAAGAG tccCAAGAGTGTATTCCTCCATCACTAGTAGAACAACCTCTACATATGTTTAATGAACATAGAAACGGATTTTCTGAATCGCAATCGGAAAAGCGCAATTACTTACAGCAAgtgaacaataacaataacggGCAGCCAGTACCATGCAGAAATAACTATGGAAGTTATGATATATCAAAAGACAGATTATCACAAAGCAGTTTTGAAGACTCCAACCAACAATTACAACAGTTACAAATTCAAGTGCAATTACAACAACCACAAAACGTGGAT gcATGTGGACAAATGATGCTGTCGCCGGGTTTATCGTCGCTAGAAATGGACTCAAACACCAGCATGTCAGCTCCGTCACCTGCTAGTGTTAGTATGGATGGTACAATGTCATCACTTACACCACCACCTCAAAACGGCAAAGATTCCAGTAACTCCGCTTTGGATGTCAGAGTACTTCAACATAGG CTTGGTCTTCCAAATGACTTGCCATTCGAGTTTGTTAATGGCGGCCACGGAATTAAGAACCCATTAGCTAATCACGACACTTTACCGCCTCCACCGCCAGCGATGCTAATTAGAACACCAGAGCCAGAGAGGAGCAATACTTCAGTAGCTCCCTCAACTATTGTATCAGTAAATACTACTCCCGAACCAGCCGAAACAACAAAAAACGGTTCTAAGTTCTGTTGCAACCTGTGTTCCAAGACTTTCAACCTACAACGTTTGTTAAACAGACACATGAAATGTCACAGTGACGTTAAACGATACCTATGTACGTTCTGCGGAAAGGGTTTCAACGACACGTTTGACTTGAAGCGACATACTAGAACACACACGG GTGTCCGGCCTTACAAGTGTAATCTGTGTGAGAAATCATTTACCCAACGTTGTTCACTTGAATCTCACTGTTTGAAAGTTCATGGCGTACATCATCAGTATGCTTACAAAGAAAGAAGGACAAAG ATGTACGTTTGTGAAGAATGCGGACACACCACCAACGAACCTGAAGTACACTATATTCATCTCAAAGAAAAACATCCATATAGCCCGGCGCTGCTTAAGTTCTATGATAAGAGACACTTCAAGTTCACAAACTCAAACTTTGCCAACATGTTGCTTCAAGTACGCACCTAA
- the LOC114130549 gene encoding sentrin-specific protease 5-like — translation MISNKRKAKEDKSLIEELTLDNYSFEDYIEGRDIENISVEHIDSGENLQNSHQEQTGLNLKSYFINSVVFCNVHSKKINACEINDVDNITVNAVQYDNKRTFRVFEVYKTQNETEVIETGVGQVQPEVSIDLAFDDEDTSNEQLPTKVPRVRDMGILHKIKYINTPDVNILFPGYSKEILLGIIKHIADKTLNEGVSRNEEVTINDLLKVFLPNVWLNDAVINTYFDLLVKQSKDKVLAFNTHFFEQSTKQKFTNVVCKKLKNIKLFEYSKIIIPIHLAELKHWALILIEPQAKTITYFDSLLVDLNTFNFLSTKISFVVGFLNIVYRAQERFVPTFTWKIKCGDSPLQNNMNDCGVFVCINARYIIFNQQINYSHEASDLLRQRITYEILSNRILISQ, via the coding sequence atgatttcaaataaaagaaaagCCAAAGAAGATAAAAGTCTTATTGAAGAACTGACATtagataattatagttttgaagACTATATTGAAGGTAgagatattgaaaatattagtgTTGAACATATAGATAGTGgggaaaatttacaaaattctcACCAAGAACAAACAGGTCTtaacttaaaaagttattttataaacagcgTTGTATTTTGCAATGTACATTCGAAGAAAATTAATGCTTGCGAGATTAACgatgttgataatattacagttaatGCTGTACAGTATGATAATAAACGTACGTTTAGAGTTTTTGAAGTTTATAAAACGCAAAATGAAACTGAAGTTATAGAAACTGGTGTAGGTCAAGTTCAGCCTGAAGTCTCAATTGACCTTGCTTTTGATGACGAGGATACAAGTAATGAACAGTTACCGACAAAAGTACCTAGAGTTAGGGATATGggaattttacataaaataaaatatataaatacgcctgatgtcaatatattatttcctgGCTACAGTAAAGAAATTTTATTGGGAATTATAAAGCATATAGCAGACAAAACACTAAACGAGGGTGTATCTAGAAATGAGGAAGTtacaattaatgatttattgaagGTATTTCTACCAAATGTTTGGCTGAATGATGCGGTTATTAACACTTATTTTGATCTTTTGGTCAAACAATCTAAAGACAAAGTATTGGCCttcaatacacatttttttgaacaatctacaaaacaaaaatttactaatgtcgtatgtaaaaaattaaaaaacatcaagttatttgaatatagcaaaattataattcccATACACCTAGCAGAACTCAAACACTGGGCATTGATATTAATTGAACCTCAGgcaaaaacaataacttattTCGATAGTTTATTAGtagatttaaatacttttaattttctttcaacaaaaatatcgTTTGTAGTTGGTTTTTTGAATATAGTATATCGTGCACAGGAACGTTTTGTCCCTACGTTCACatggaaaattaaatgtgGGGATTCACCattgcaaaataatatgaatgattGTGGGGTGTTCGTGTGCATTAATgcacgatatattatattcaatcaacAAATAAACTATAGTCACGAGGCAAGTGATCTCCTTAGACAACGAATAACTTAcgaaattttatcaaacagaatattaatttctcaataa